One stretch of Nycticebus coucang isolate mNycCou1 chromosome 7, mNycCou1.pri, whole genome shotgun sequence DNA includes these proteins:
- the RUFY4 gene encoding RUN and FYVE domain-containing protein 4, which translates to MSEEGVMLKVTKDLKAAVSAILQCYRDRQEPVTDACAELHRLCGCLELLLQFDQKEQKSFLGPRKDYWDFLCTALRQQQRDTEAARFIHSQDKLKTPLGKGRAFIRFCLVHGQLAEALQLCLLNPELTREWYGPRSPLLYTELQEDFLDSLYTLNGMAFNLDLQRQDLDEAWPMFSESHCSNSSQIQGRRPRKSKDAPKEIPAAYEGLTEVQLDEPHTSQASCLQDAPRGHQLVKFPESQQQRHLPCFLEKKKEDSRSLESSQSMGDTEGEEPDQEGAPWIEIFLESSTPSTQGQGAKGPRRQVIGREAEGRGLLPAAKGQRTTEGTHERGSEWGHVQKLLVSIPRGATEEATPGIRQERAGPRALGESLFFQSLGTQEGSPTTEKPQKYMGMASVVRREEQAEVPLQDVVKSLRHELQKAREQAERQEQLLSEEEQELQALRKQLRRCQEERAQLQTQLEQKQQEAERRDATYQEELGGQQDMIRLMKKRVLELIQEKDDLWQRLQHVSSMAPGCCVGCGKIFGRLSRRYPCRLCGGLLCHACSADYKKRERCCPPCAQGADAHVP; encoded by the exons ATGTCAGAAGAGGGGGTCATGCTCAAGGTCACCAAGGACCTTAAAG CTGCTGTCTCTGCCATCCTCCAGTGCTACAGGGACAGGCAGGAGCCAGTGACCGATGCCTGTGCCGAACTGCACAGACTGTGCGGCTGCCTGGAGCTGCTGCTGCAG TTTGACCAGAAAGAGCAGAAGAGCTTCCTGGGGCCTCGGAAGGATTACTGGGACTTTCTTTGTACTGCCCTGCGGCAGCAGCAGAGAGATACAGAGGCAGCCCGCTTCATCCACTCACAGGACAAG TTGAAGACTCCTCTGGGGAAAGGCCGTGCCTTCATCCGCTTCTGCCTGGTCCACGGACAGCTAGCTGAGGCCCTGCAGCTCTGCCTCTTGAACCCAGAGCTCACCAG GGAATGGTATGGCCCCCGGAGCCCTCTATTGTACACAGAACTCCAGGAAGACTTCCTGGACTCTCTCTATACTCTCAATGGCATGGCCTTCAACTTGGACCTGCAGCGGCAAGATCTGGATGAGGCTTGGCCCATGTTCTCAGA ATCGCACTGTTCCAATTCCAGCCAGATCCAGGGAAGAAGACCCAGGAAAAGCAAAGATGCCCCAAAGGAG ATCCCAGCTGCATATGAAGGTCTCACAGAAGTCCAGCTAGATGAGCCACACACCAGTCAAGCCAGCTGTCTGCAAGATGCACCCAGGGGACACCAGTTGGTTAAATTCCCTGAGTCCCAGCAACAAAGGCATCTTCCCTGctttttggaaaagaagaaagaagactcCAGGAGCCTAGAATCCTCCCAGAGCATGGGGGATACAGAGGGGGAGGAACCAGACCAGGAGGGAGCCCCATGGATTGAAATCTTCCTGGAGAGCTCCACACCCAGCACCCAGGGGCAGGGCGCTAAGGGGCCTCGGAGGCAGGTGatagggagggaggctgagggcagaggGCTTCTGCCAGCTGCAAAGGGTCAGAGAACCACAGAGGGGACTCATGAAAGAGGATCAGAGTGGGGTCATGTCCAGAAGCTGCTGGTCTCCATCCCCAGAGGGGCAACCGAGGAAGCAACACCAGGCATCAGACAAGAACGGGCGGGGCCGAGAGCTCTGGGGGAGTCCTTGTTCTTTCAGAGCCTGGGAACACAGGAAGGCTCCCCCACAACAGAGAAGCCACAGAAGTACATGGGTATGGCCAGTGTGGTCAGGAGGGAGGAGCAAGCTGAAGTGCCCCTGCAGGACGTGGTCAAG AGCCTCAGGCATGAGCTTCAGAAGGCCAGGGAGCAGGCCGAGCGCCAGGAGCAGCTGCTGAGCGAGGAGGAGCAGGAGCTGCAGGCACTTCGGAAGCAGCTCCGCAG GTGTCAGGAAGAGAGAGCCCAGCTACAGACACAGCTGGAACAGAAACAAcaggaggctgagaggagagACGCCACGTACCAGGAGGAGCTTGGAGGACAGCAGGACATGATCCGGCTCATGAAGAAGCGGGTGTTGGAACTGATTCA GGAGAAGGACGACCTGTGGCAGAGGCTCCAGCATGTCTCTTCCATGGCCCCTGGGTGCTGTGTCGGCTGTGGCAAGATCTTTGGCCGACTGTCTCGGCGGTATCCATGCAG GCTCTGTGGAGGCCTGCTCTGTCACGCCTGCTCTGCAGATTACAAGAAGAGAGAGCGCTGCTGCCCGCCCTGTGCCCAGGGAGCGGATGCCCATGTCCCCTGA